The proteins below come from a single Procambarus clarkii isolate CNS0578487 chromosome 54, FALCON_Pclarkii_2.0, whole genome shotgun sequence genomic window:
- the LOC138352590 gene encoding uncharacterized protein, protein MKKCANAADIIKKKYANDVDIIKKKYVNAVAIIKKKCVKDVDIIKTKCINDVDIIKKKGANAVDIIKKKCANAVDIIKKKCVNDAGIIKEKCENAVDINKKCVNDVDIIKKKKNCINDVDIIKKKCVNDVPIIKKKCANAVDIIKKKCKKCVNAIAIIKKKCVNAVDIIKTKCINDASSRIRVQML, encoded by the exons ATGAAGAAGTGTGCAAATGCtgcagacatcatcaagaagaagtatgCAAATGATgtggacatcatcaagaagaagtatgTAAATGCTGTagccatcatcaagaagaagtgtgtaaaagatgtagacatcatcaagacgaAGTGTataaatgatgtagacatcatcaagaagaagggtgcaaatgctgtagacatcatcaaaaagaagtgtgcaaatgctgtagacatcatcaagaagaagtgtgtaaatgatgcAGGCATCATCAAGGAGAAGTGTGAAAATGCTGTAGACATCAAtaagaagtgtgtaaatgatgtagacatcatcaagaagaagaagaactgtataaatgatgtagacatcatcaagaagaagtgtgttaATGATGTacccatcatcaagaagaagtgtgcaaatgctgtagacatcatcaagaagaagtgt aagaagtgtgtaaatgctatagccatcatcaagaagaaatgtgtaaatgctgtagacatcatcaagacgaAGTGTATAAATGATGCATCATCAAGAATAAGGgtgcaaatgctgtag
- the LOC138352591 gene encoding GRIP and coiled-coil domain-containing protein-like has product MKKKGAKAVAIIKKKCVNDVDIIKKKKNCVNEVVIIKKKKNCVNDVEIIKKKKNCLNDVDIIKKKKNCVNDVEIIKKKCVNDVPIIEQKCANAVDIIKKKCVNDVDIIKKKCVNAVDNIKKKCAIDVYIIKKKGVNAVALIKKKCVNDVHIIKEELCKCCNNHQEEVYIIKKKCVNDVDIIKKKCANAVAIIKMKYVKAVDIIKMKCMNDLDIIKKKGANVVDIIKKKCANAVAIIKKKRVNAVDIIKKKWGNVVDIIKMKCTNAVDIIKKKCANAVDIIKKKCVNDVDIIKKKCANAVAIIKMKYVKAVDIIKMKCMNDLDIIKKKGANVVDIIKKKCANAVAIIKKKRVNAVDIIKKKWGNVVDIIKMKCTNAVDIIKKKCANAVDIIKKKCVNDVDIIKKKCVNDVTIIKKRGVNDVDIIKKKRANAVAIMKKCVNAVDIMKMKCMNDVDIIKKKGANAVDIIKKKCANAVAIIKKRFVNAVDIIKKKCVNAVDIKKKCGNVVDFIKKKCTNAVDIIKKKCANAVDIIKKKCVKNCYCFFFNKKKKKKKCANAVDIIKNKCVNDVDIIKKKKNCVNDVSIIKKKKNCVNDVSINKKKCANAVDIIKKKCVYDVDIIKKKCANDVDIIKKKCVNALAIIIKKCVKDVDIIKKKCVNAVDIIKTKCINDVDIIKKKGANAVDIIKKKYIIKKKCVNDVDIIKKKGANDVAIIKKKCANAVDFIKKECANDVDIIKKKCVNDVDIIKKKGANDVAIIKKKCANAVDFIKKECANDVDIIRKKCVNAVDVIKKKDANAVEIIKKKKKKWANTVGIIKKKCANAVNIIKKCAYRIDLNVELNSLTFKVSSKGKLMKVIANLSLEDNNYDIAIHMLEVNYCNKEISVANLYYQLVDISPPSSQPDSLQEFSWK; this is encoded by the exons atgAAGAAGAAGGGTGCAAAGGCTGTAgctatcatcaagaagaagtgtgtaaatgatgtagacatcatcaagaagaagaagaactgtGTAAATGAAGTAGTCATAattaagaagaagaagaactgtgtaaatgatgtagagatcatcaagaagaagaagaactgtttaaatgatgtagacataatcaagaagaagaagaactgtGTTAATGATGTAgagatcatcaagaagaagtgtgtaaatgatgtacCCATCATCGAACAAAAGTgtgcaaatgctgtagacatcatcaagaagaagtgtgtaaatgatgtagacatcatcaagaagaagtgtgtaaatgctgtagacaacatcaagaagaagtgtgcaaTTGATGtatacatcatcaagaagaagggtGTAAATGCTGTAGCACTCATCAAaaagaagtgtgtaaatgatgtacACATCATCAAAGAAGAACTGTGCAAATGCTGTAataatcatcaagaagaagtgt acatcatcaagaagaagtgtgtaaatgatgtagacatcatcaagaagaagtgtgcaaATGCTGTAGCCATCATCAAGATGAAGTATGTAAaagctgtagacatcatcaagatgaAGTGCATGAATGatttagacatcatcaagaagaagggtgcaaatgttgtagacatcatcaagaagaagtgtgcaaatgctgtagccatcatcaagaagaagagaGTAAATGCTgttgacatcatcaagaagaagtgggGAAAcgttgtagacatcatcaagatgaAATGTacaaatgctgtagacatcatcaagaaaaagtgtgcaaatgctgtagacatcatcaagaagaagtgtgtaaatgatgtagacatcatcaagaagaagtgtgcaaATGCTGTAGCCATCATCAAGATGAAGTATGTAAaagctgtagacatcatcaagatgaAGTGCATGAATGatttagacatcatcaagaagaagggtgcaaatgttgtagacatcatcaagaagaagtgtgcaaatgctgtagccatcatcaagaagaagagaGTAAATGCTgttgacatcatcaagaagaagtgggGAAAcgttgtagacatcatcaagatgaAATGTacaaatgctgtagacatcatcaagaaaaagtgtgcaaatgctgtagacatcatcaagaagaagtgtgtaaatgatgtagacatcatcaagaagaagtgtgtaaatgatgtaaCCATCATCAAGAAGAGGGgtgtaaatgatgtagacatcatcaagaagaagcgtGCAAATGCTGTAGCCATCatgaagaagtgtgtaaatgctgtagacatcatgAAGATGAAGTGTATgaatgatgtagacatcatcaagaagaagggtgcaaatgctgtagacatcatcaagaagaagtgtgcaaATGCTGTAGCCATCATCAAGAAGAGGTTTGtaaatgctgtagacatcatcaagaagaagtgtgtaaatgctgttgacatcaagaagaagtgtggaAATGTTGTGGACTTCATCAAGAAGAAATGTacaaatgctgtagacatcatcaagaaaaagtgtgcaaatgctgtagacatcatcaagaagaagtgtgttaaaaat TGTTATTGCTTCTTCTtcaataagaagaagaagaagaagaagtgtgCAAATGCTGTTGACATCATTAAGAAtaagtgtgtaaatgatgtagacatcatcaagaagaagaagaactgtgtaaatgatgtatccatcatcaagaagaagaagaactgtGTAAATGATGTATCCATCAACAAGAAGAAGTgtgcaaatgctgtagacatcatcaagaagaagtgtgtatatgatgtagacatcatcaagaagaagtgtgcaaatgatgtagacatcatcaagaagaagtgtgtaaatgctTTAGCCATCATCATAAAGAAGTGTGTAAaagatgtagacatcatcaagaagaagtgtgtaaatgctgtagacatcatcaagacgaAGTGTataaatgatgtagacatcatcaagaagaagggtgcaaatgctgtagacatcatcaagaagaagt acatcatcaagaagaagtgtgtaaatgatgtagacatcatcaagaagaagggtGCAAATGATGTagccatcatcaagaagaagtgtgccaATGCTGTAGACTTCATCAAGAAGGAGTGTGCcaatgatgtagacatcatcaagaagaagtgtgtaaatgatgtagacatcatcaagaagaagggtGCAAATGATGTagccatcatcaagaagaagtgtgccaATGCTGTAGACTTCATCAAGAAGGAGTGTGCcaatgatgtagacatcatcaggaagaagtgtgtaaatgctgtagacGTCATCAAGAAGAAGGATGCAAATGCTGTAGAaatcatcaagaagaagaagaagaagtgggCAAATACTGTTGGCATCATCAAGAAGAAATGTGCAAATGCTGTaaacatcatcaagaagtgtgcaTATCGCATAGACTTAAACGTA GAACTAAATTCTCTTACCTTCAAAGTCTCCTCAAAGGGGAAGCTAATGAAGGTTATAGCTAATTTGTCTCTTGAGGACAATAATTATGATATAGCTATACACATGTTGGAAGTTAATTACTGCAACAAGGAAATAAGTGTAGCTAATCTTTACTATCAATTAGTGGATATAAGTCCACCTAGCAGTCAACCCGACTCCCTTCAAGAGTTTAGTTGGAAGTAG